The window AAAGGATAAACTCACCTTGCATTTTCCATTGCATTGGAGGATGAAACTAGCTTTTCCTCCAACACCGAGACCTTCTTCCTCAGTTTAGCCTCTCTATCTTCTGCAGCCAGAGCTTCCCGGGTATGAGAGTCTTCTGACTCTAAGAGGTGGTCGCGCAATCTCTGTAGTTCCTGGTTTAACCGGGCTTCTTTGTCTCGTAAACGTTGAACCTAGGGAGAGGAGCTCTCTTTACTTTCCTTCTATGCAATGCAAATCCCCACAAAATATCATTTTTTCCATATTATGTTAACGTATTAGTATGCTGTACCTATATTACTATAATTGTTAattataacatttatttaaatataattattttaatcaatgtattttaattatataaaacatGTTTTACTTAATTATAACAAGCATAATTATTATTAACATtaattatgttatatattatataataatgcATTATTATACTAATACCACACACTGCAAACTATGTTTATGCAGGGAAAACTTCTCCCCAAATTACATTAAAGTTTCCTATGGAAGCTTTACTTCTCCAAGGTCTCATCTGTGTGGGTTTGTAAAGGAAACGGAATTACACAGAAACATTGGGCTCTTATGGCAGAGTACCTTTTCAGTAAATCTCATTTTCTTCATACTTTATGAGTGAAATAATTTCCTTATATGAGAGGCACATATCAcagttttgccttttaaaaactaaattataCTGTGCCCTAGGGAAATTAAAACCCTACTGCAGCACATCACAGGAAGAGAGAACATTTGCCTTAGTTAACAGTTGCTAAACCTACAGTCTGAGTCACTAAAGTATACCTCATTCTGCAGGGTACTGGTTTCCATTTGCTTCTGTTTCAGGGCCAACATAACTTGGTCTCTTTCCTGTTGAAATGTAACTGTCTTCTCCTGCATTGATTTAACTGCATTTAAAAGTTGATTTAGCTCCCCAGCCTTGCCCTTTTGGAAAGAAACAACTTTAGCTTTAAAGAATAATAGATTTTtcaaaaagacattttcttcattaaataattttaaaatatatttagcaGTAACAAAGTCAACAAAATCCAAAGACACTCTGAGAGACAATGAAGGAGATGTGACATCTACATATGGTGTGGTGCCCTACACTACCCAGCATCCTGCAGCAAGGACAAGTGATGAGAACTGTAGAATCCCAACAATGAGCTTCAGCTCCTGCTGCAATGCTGCTTCACAGGCTGTACCGACCACTGACACACGCAAGATACTAAGATGAGCTGCACCAGGTGGGAGTGGCTCCTGTCTTTagacccagcactcagaaggcagaggcaagtgtctggtcagcctggtctacaaagccaggccaggacatccagggctccacagagaagccctgtcttaagTAGATTAAAATTCTCTTTACAGTCTCCACGACTTGTCTATACACCCAAAGCTATGCTAAGAGAAATGTTCactagaaatgttttaaaaggagCCATGTATGgaggtacatgcctttaatcccagcagaggctaGTTCAAGGCCTTCGAGGTTACACAGTAAATTCTAGGCAAGCCAGAATTATGTAATGAGGCTCTATCTCAagaaccccacccccaaaaaaggtTTTCCAGGGGTCTGGGAATCTGGCTTAGTGATGAAAACCGTGCCTAGCACGTATAgggaggccctaggttcaatccctagtacttgaaaagcaaaaaactaaagacagaaaaatgaaagaaacattttaaaatattaggacATGGGCAATATAAAggggaaaatggaagaaatatatgGGGGGACTTTTAATTTGAGAGGGTAACatagaaaaagagaggagggggaggaaggacaaATAAATAATACTAAATGCATGTCACCTGGATATTGGGAGTAACTGACAGATTACTAGGGAATTCACTCCTGGGAGTCTAAACCTAGCCAAGTATCTGTGGCTCATGGGGTCACCGACTCTAAAAGAGAATCCACTATTCCCACTTGACTAAACCGGTTTAATTTCTAAATCCATTCTAAAAACATATGTAGACCCACAGATAATAACCAATCTCACCCCTCATCCAGGAAGCTTATTTTGGGGGCAGGTAGAGATGATTGTAAGAATTTACAACTAGTCAAAATAAAGAGGACAAGCTGGCATGAGGTGTCCATACGGAATTAACTTATCCGTAACACAAtctgcacctaaggctcaggggacaACTCAGGAGAGGAGGAGGTAATCATACATAAACCAGTGAGGTGTCACACCATCAGGTCGGCCATCAAAAAGCCTCAGACTTTAGACAATTTCTGATTTTTGACTAAAGCTGCACAACTGTATAGGTTAAAAAGGTAACTTTAAATTACATAAGAAAATCCCTCCCGAAATTATTTAGATTATACTGTACTTAGTATAACCTAAATATTAAGTAATAGAATATTTAATGTAGAATGTAGATCTTCAGTATAATCTGCATTAACTTAGATCTATAGATGTCAATACATCAGAAGGAAATGGCACCAAATGCCAACACTGCACTTAAAAAAGCACCTGAAGAACTAGAGACATCACTGTCCCACCTCCCAGTTATGCTCTTAGAACCGTAAGGTATGCACCCACTCTCAGTCAAAGACCAGCGGGAAGGTTCATGCTTTAAGACCTATAAGGCAATTATAAACCGGTACAGGCCAGTACCATTGAAGATGAGATCTGAAAGACCTAGGTTAGCTTATAAGGCAGTGGAGGCTGAcgcctgaccctcctgcctccatctcccaagtgctaggctgCGACGGACCATCATGTCTGCACAGCGCATGGACCTTTTGATCAGAAAACTCAGGACTCTTACAGAAAAACGTAACTGACAAAACAAGTCAACCCTAGCAGCACATACATGTTGAAGAAGCAGATGCTGGATTGGGGATTAAGTGAGTGGCACACTGCCTCCCTAGTAAGCATGAGGACTGAAGTTCAACCCCAGCacagccaaaagaaaaaaaaataaactgtggTTGAACATGGTGTCTCCTTTCCAAATGTTTTCTACCAAAGTACAGAACTCACACTAAAAAGTAACTCCAAAGACGTGCTATATACAGTACTTACAGATTATAATAAATCTTCAGTTCTCACTACACTGTAAAAAACTAATAAAGTCCGCTTAGTAAAGGAGCTTGAGGTGAGCAGAGAAGCCAGTGAACTGACACTTTATAGTTAACTGCTATGAGCCTCCATTTTGAGTGAATAAACAACCAAAACATCCCAATATCACCTgctgagaaggaagggaaagttcTATCACAGCAGAGCTCACTCTAAGGAACTAACTTCTCACTGCAGACACCTTTCACATTGGGGATAGATCCACTAGAGTCCATGTAGAGCCAGCCAGAGGGCTCAGTGAGGAAAGGCAGCAAAGCCTAATGGCTTGAGTTTGGTCTGAGGAACTCACATGGTAGAGGAGAACCAACCTTCTAAAGATATCTCTGACTTCCACGTGTTCACTGTGCCAGGAGCAcagccacacaataaacaaataaatactatgTAAAGTCAAGTTAATGGGTTACCCAGCATATTTCTCTAATAGTTTATCACACATTACATGGATAATTTGGGGTTTCTCACACTTTAGTTTttctcatacatatacaaatatacgcACACAGAAGTCACAATGTAAAAGCAGCTTTACCACAGCTCATGGTCCTTTACCACAGTTCATGGTCCTTTACTACAGCTCACGGTCCTTTACTACAGGAATCTCTAAAATGTTGGCCATCTCTAAAACCTAATGAAATATGcctgaaatgtaattaaaatgacTTCAGAATTTCACTGTGATGGGCCAAGGAAACAGCTTGTAGGTAGAATGTTTTCCTAGTGCACGATGTCCTGGGGTTGATACCTACCATCCCCTTAAGAAACACTCTGGTAACTCACTTCTATTATAGGGAAAATGTTATTCGCCACCGAATCTGTTTATACTTAGGAATCGATGAAGGATTAATCTACTACCAAAAGACTTAAAAATATCTAGTAATTTGGAAGAAATTTTTCTAAATGTCTGAAGAAACTGCATGCAAACCAAAATATCCTAAAATTAATATTACTAAGTGAACAGAATTAGTCCCCCTCAGAAACAGCATGAAAAACAGCATATCCCAAAGGCTCCTTTAGCCTCACATTTCTACATATTTCATAAAAACAtacctgttctttttctttcagtagtTGCTCAAAGGCAAGTGCCTTCTCTCTCATCGAATGGCATTCAAACTCCTTTTCTCGTAACATCATGGAAAACTTCATGTTGGTCTCTTGTAACGCCTGGTATTCTGTTTCCTTCCCCTTGGATGCTTCTATTACtttttcattttccccttttaattTAGAAATGTCCATTTCTAAAATCAATATTCTCTCCTTCAAATTTGTCACTGCCTGCCTCAGAAGCTCATTTTCACTCACTTTGTTAGCAAAATTCTCATTTGAAGAATGTAATTGGTCACTTTTGGCTTTGATTAAGAGGTCTTTTTCCTTGAGTAAGTTTTGTAAAACCTCTTGCTTCTCCTTTAGCTGCTTAACTTCTGAATCGGTTTGCTcatgctcttttctttctccctccgaGGAAGCAGCCATGGAGTCAGACAGTCTGTGGTTATTTTCCTGGAGTGTTCTAATTGTGGCATCCTTTTCCTGCAGGGATTTTCTCAGATCATCTACTTCTTGCTGAAGCAAGTGAGAGGACTCATGTGGCCCAGAACACTGGCTTGCTTTAAGAGGCTCTGCTGCCTGAGTGGTGAGTGATGAGCCAGGAGAGAGCTGGGGTGACATACTGTCGAGTTTTCCTAAAAGCAGGTCCTTGGTAGTACAAAGCTGCCCTATGCTGTGCTGAACTTGTGCCAATTCCTGCCCAAAGTTCTTGAGCTTGGTTTCATTCTGCTCGTAACTCTGGATCAGGCCTGTGTAGTTCACCTGCAGCTTAGTGTTGTTATCACTGTCAACCGAAACCTGTGCCTGAAGTTGGTGAAGCTCTTCCTGGAGCTGAGCGGACTCGTGCTGCATGTTCTGCACGGTGGTCATCACTTGCTGTTTCCACTCCTCCATTTTCTTCACCTGCTGCTTCAGTTTATCCCGCTCCTGTAAGAGCTCTTCAAACTGGTTGCTGTTAACCCCTCCAACCTCGCTACCCGTGCCAGAAGTCTGCAGGACTGTCAGCAGGGTCTGGCACTTCTGACTCAGTGCGTCTATCTCAATGTCCTTTTCTCGGATGATCCGGGATAAATTCTGAATAGTTTCTTTAAACATATCTTGACCACTACTTTCAAACCTAGTGGACATTTTTTTATTCTCGTCTTGCAACTTAATAAGGGCTGCTTCTTTGGCACTAAGAATATCGATCATCTTATGATACTCTGATTTTAGCTTGCTATTTTCCCTCGTCTTCTCACTCAAAACCACCATGACTTTCTCTCTTTCCATAGCATATGCCTGCACCTGCTGCTGAAGGTACACAACATCCTGAGAGTAGGACGCCGAGGAGATCCTGGCATGAAGAGCTTGTATCTCCACGTCCTTCTGCTGGATAATCTGAGTGAGCTTGCCGACCTCGTCTTTGGACAGCTGGTCAATCTGCTTGGTTAAAGAGATATTCTTCTCATTCAGAAGCTTGATCTCCAGCTCCCTCTCTTTTATCCCCTTCACTAACCTCTCCGTCTCGGCTTTAGATAGATCATGCTTTTCACTTCCAATTTCTATGTTGAGGCTCTGAACTTTTGTTTCTTGGAAAATATCAGAATTCTCTGTTTGACTGTCCTGCCTTTCTTCCTGCAGCTGGGCTTTTATTTGTTCAATTGTTTTCTGCAAGTTCTTaatttcctcatctttctccaaAAAGAGCCGTGAGTGTGTGATGCTCATCTGTTCATGCTGGTACTTAAACTCATCCATTGCTTTCTTCTGCTCCTGGAGAGACTGAAGCAGCTGCATCTTATTCTGGTTTTGATCTTCAATCATTTTCTggtgatgtttaatttcttcttccaGATGATCCTTGATTGTGTGTAGCTGAGACAGCTCAGATTCGAGCTCCGTGGTGCTGTCAAGAGTTCTAGGCTCAGGCACGGGCACAGCCCGACTCTGCTGCTCCCGCAGCCGCTCGAGCTCCTCCTGCAGGTGATTGTTCTCTTCTTTCATGGATCCTAGACTTCTAtccttttcttctatggtttGCCTTAAAGTCTCGTTTTTCCTTAAGGCCTGAGAACATCTATCTAATTCCCTCTGCAGTTCTGAACTTTTCTCTTTAAGTTTCACGAtacaaatttctttctcatttataaGTTGGGCCAATTGTTTCTGCTCTTCTAAACTAGATGACAGAGTCTCCTTGGTTTGTTTATGATCAGTATCCATTTGCTCGATACTCTTTTTGAGTTCTGCTATTTCAAAGTCTTTTTCTTGATTGAGCTGAATTAATCGCTCCTGTTCCAACTGTAAGGCAGAGGCATCCGGGCTGTGTGTGCTGGACGGTCCCTGGACAGTCTGCCTGtacttcctcccttcttccaaCAGCCTCTTTTCAGCTCGACACGGTTCTGCTTCTAGCTGTGCCTTTTCCCATTCCAGGATGGCAGCTTTTTCCAGAGAAATCTGGTTGTTGCCGGCAACAGATTCTTCCAGCTGATTTCTCACATCTTCACATGCTACAACcaacttttcattttctattctgAGATCAAAAGCAACTTGCTTTAAATGTTCATTGAGCTGTTCTATTTCTGAAAGATTTTGCTTTAAGCTTTGAACTTCAGTCTCCTTTTCTCTGAGTAAGTCATCCTTCAAGTTActgttggagccctgggtttgagACTGAGTTAACTCACTCCTGACTGTGGACAGCTCCTCTTCATTTTGTCTGATATGTTCCCTCAGTTCACGGTTCTCCTTCTGAATGTCGAAATTATTTTTCTCTGATTTACTTAGCTGATCTACTAAATCTTCTACTTTACCTTCAAGCTTCTGCTTGGTTAACTGTAAATCACTTAGGACCTGTTCACTGTgagtcagcttttctttctgtaCGTTTAACTCTTTAATAATGTTCATTTTATCATCCTCAAGCTGATGGGTTCTCTTCTTTTCATCATCCAGCTCTTCTTTCAGTCTCTTGATCACACTATCTCCTTCACTCTGCTGTTTTGATAGCTGCTCTTTTATCAAAATCACATgctgaaagaaaaattaattacaCAGTAACTTTGTGACATTTTCTCATGCTAGAGCctaaaagtaaattttataaaatttcataTATAATAGAATAATAATCTGATAACTTTAATCTACTTAAAAACAACTTTCTATCCCACCATGTCTCAcaaataatttacaaaaaaatcaattataTTATTTTAGGGGTAAGAATCTAAAATCAAAAAGGACTCTAGCTTTTTTAAACACCATACATATTCTGTTTCCAACTTTTAAACACAAGAGCAGGCTTCAACAAACAGTAGCCCACGGCTGCTGCCTGTCTGTGTATAGCATTCACAAAGCCATGCTAACTTGTTCACACCTCCTAACTCAGAGTTGAATGGCTGCAAATGAGGTGTTCTGCAAATCCAAACACACTGTACTAACTAGCACTTTAAAGACAGCGGTAAGTCCCTCATTAGATCATACACGAATAAATTATGAAACCACAAAATGTTGTCTCTATCTAATAGTTGAGCACCCAGACGACAAACTGTGGAGTGTGCCCCTCAGGCCGCATCATATGGAACGCACTGTTACCTTAGTAGCCTCTTGGTTCTGCTTGTCCAGTTCTTCCAATTCAGCCATGAGGATCTCATTCTCATGAATACTCTGGTTCAACTCTTGCTCCTTCGCCTCCAGGTTATGTTTTAAGTCATGTACTTGAGAAGACAAATCTGAGTCCCTTGTAGCTGTACTTTTAATGACTTCGTATTCATGGCTCAGCCTGGAAAGTGATGTTTGAAGCTCTTCCTTAAAGTACAAGGACAGGGAAAGCAGCACATACCGTCATTCAAGAAGAGACCTCAAGAGACCGAGcatacagacataaacacacatgctgGGTCATTTCTCCTAAGTCCTTTGTACTGGAACATGCCACAGCCTTCGGCCTTCAGTTTTATTACAGCTCCATTCAGAACCTTTCTACAGCTGTGTCCACCTTCTTTGCAGAGGACCATCGTTCTTAGTCAGAGCCTTTCCTAGTCCACCCCGATGGCTATCGCTCTTAACCCCATGCTGACCACACTCAATTTTATTAAAAGTCCCCAACCTCCCAGCTTTTTATTTCCATTCTCTAATACCCAGGCAgactgaataaaaatgaaaaaaaaagaacagtactTAATCGGACTATTAGCtctaattagaaaataaaaggcaTCCTTTCTCATTAAAGGAACTTACTAACAATTTGATTCTGCTGAAATACAAAACTTTCTCTTAACTGACAAtgtacccctctgcttcctttacCTTCTGAGCAAGTAGACCAGGTTCCCTTCTCACAAGCCAGCATTACTAAACACACCTACACATGCATTAATAGTCACCCCATACTAATGCTTTCCTTGAAAACCTAAAAAATGACTTCTATATGACTCAACACTTGTTCTGACAATTACATCTGCTATAAATTTTGTACCGATATAAACCCATCTTAAATTGAACTTTTTTAGGATCTACTTTGTAAGAAATAATCTCAATTTCCTTTAAAGAACATAATAATTTCACGAAAAGAGGCCTATAAAATTGTATGAGAGTATCTCTATTACCTTTCTCATTTCCTTCCAATCTAAACAATAATTCTGAGCCAGATGCAGGGGCTCATGGCTGTTACCCCAGTACTGATGGGGCTAGGCAGGGGGACTGCTATAaatctgagaccagcctgaggcTACATAGCAAATAACAGGACAAGACAGTCTAGGATACAGagtgagatcttatctcaaaaaaaaaaaaaaaaaaaaaaccagtaacaAAAAGGAGGATGATGGGGACAGACAGGTGAGCAGGTAAGAGGCCTCGCTCGCTCTTATAGGGGATTTGAGCTTGGCTCCCAATGCTGTCACCTGTCACTACAGCCTGTAACTGCAGTCTCCAGGCATCTGATCTTTTTGGCCTCAATAGGCACCAaacatgcatgtggtatacaaactgcacgcaggcaaaacactcacacacaaaatgaGAATACGTAAATtataaaacactcacacacaaaacgagaatatgtaaattataacaaaggaagaaagaaaaggaagaatgtattttttaaaatcttcctCCAGTTATTTGTCCATTTGGAAGAACCACAAGTAATTTGCTTCAGGTTGATCAGAGGAGCACACGTATCTGGCATTACTAAGTGGCTAACAAGCACAGTTTAGGGAAGCGTTACAATGAACACTAAGATCACAAAGGAGAAACagttctcagaaaactgaaaatggaaGAAGAGTCAGCAGGCCCTTCAGCATCTAAGAGGTCTCCAACCTCACATGTACTCGAGCCAGTTAGATAAGAAGCAGGACTTGGTGAGAACAAAACCAGCAGAAGCATGCACACAGCAATAACGCACACAGCGAGTCACTGCTGCCATCCCATGGACAGACAGAACAGCAGGAAAGATCTCACACGTCCAGGCTGTACACAAACAACTTAGAACTAAAAGGCCCATCACGCCTCTCAGAGCACTGCCTACACCTGATGTGAAAAGAAGCTGAAACTGCAATGTTTAGGAATGTAAAAACGGTGTATGCAGCACGGTCACATCGGTGTTTTCTGAGAATATACATGAAAGCAAGACATGTATTGATATTTCAATGAAAAGTATTCTAGGAATTTTTAACATAGACTGTCCCTGGAAAAGGGGCCATGTCACAAAGGCATAAGTTTTTAGCATGTATTATTACTGAATACATTCACCCATAAATACATATTACTTTAAAGAATTCACAATTTAAACTGAGTTCAAATTCTAGACTTTAACTTAGTTTCTGGCTGCCCTCTATCAAAGTATCTGCCACTGACAAGGAATTAATTCCCAAGACACAAACATAGTGCTTCTCCCTGTCAGTGTATTACACATAGATACAAACATAGTGCTTCTCCCCATCAGTGTATTATAGCACTCTCTTCCACCTTTGCTACTAACATATAAAAACAATTCCATTTCTAACAGCAAAACTATTCTTACTCCTGTCTACCAAGATGGCTCTTCACCTACCTATGTAGGTGCTGCTGTAGACTCTTCGGAAACCATTTCTCCTCTGCTCATATCGGCACGCCCACTGGCTTCTGTTTGCACGTACACTTGGGCCAGCCTCTCATACTCTGAACCTTGCCCAGCTACTCCAGCCTGGCTCGGCAAACATATCAATGAGCTCTGAGGACTCTGTCACTAAACATCCCACTTTCACAGAAACTGACCCTTAGCTGTGACCTATGACACACACCATTTTAATTCTACCCCATCTTAACAGCACCTACCTTTTCTTGACTCAAAAGAGACTTCTCTTTTTCTAAAGTTTGGACACACATTTGAAGTTTCTGATTGTCTTCGGCAAGATTGGTATCCTATGAAAATTTTAAAGTAGTATTTTCAGATAACAGAATGTTAAGTTTACAAGAAAGCAATCTGGCTACATAATTGTGCAATTCTACTCAGTATATCTTTAGTAGCACCTAAAGACTAAAATAATTCGGTTGGACATTTTAGAATCAGTCCATCATTTTAGACATTTTTATAGAGTatttattacattaaaaaaaaaaagggggggggggctggagagatggctcagaggttaagagcacccgattgctcttccagaggtcctgagttcaattcccagcaaccacatggtggctcacaactatctataatgggatctgatgccctcttctggtgtgtctgaagacagctacagtgtacttatatataataaatgaataaataaatctttaaaaaaaaaaaaaaaaaagccaggcagtAGTGGCGCACTCCTTTAATACCAGCGCTTAGAAGGCCCCAGGCAGgcagagtttggggccagcctagtctacagccTATCCTACTTAGGATATccaaagctacatagtaaaatcctgtcttgaaaaa is drawn from Rattus norvegicus strain BN/NHsdMcwi chromosome 6, GRCr8, whole genome shotgun sequence and contains these coding sequences:
- the Trip11 gene encoding thyroid receptor-interacting protein 11 isoform X2; translated protein: MAELEELDKQNQEATKHVILIKEQLSKQQSEGDSVIKRLKEELDDEKKRTHQLEDDKMNIIKELNVQKEKLTHSEQVLSDLQLTKQKLEGKVEDLVDQLSKSEKNNFDIQKENRELREHIRQNEEELSTVRSELTQSQTQGSNSNLKDDLLREKETEVQSLKQNLSEIEQLNEHLKQVAFDLRIENEKLVVACEDVRNQLEESVAGNNQISLEKAAILEWEKAQLEAEPCRAEKRLLEEGRKYRQTVQGPSSTHSPDASALQLEQERLIQLNQEKDFEIAELKKSIEQMDTDHKQTKETLSSSLEEQKQLAQLINEKEICIVKLKEKSSELQRELDRCSQALRKNETLRQTIEEKDRSLGSMKEENNHLQEELERLREQQSRAVPVPEPRTLDSTTELESELSQLHTIKDHLEEEIKHHQKMIEDQNQNKMQLLQSLQEQKKAMDEFKYQHEQMSITHSRLFLEKDEEIKNLQKTIEQIKAQLQEERQDSQTENSDIFQETKVQSLNIEIGSEKHDLSKAETERLVKGIKERELEIKLLNEKNISLTKQIDQLSKDEVGKLTQIIQQKDVEIQALHARISSASYSQDVVYLQQQVQAYAMEREKVMVVLSEKTRENSKLKSEYHKMIDILSAKEAALIKLQDENKKMSTRFESSGQDMFKETIQNLSRIIREKDIEIDALSQKCQTLLTVLQTSGTGSEVGGVNSNQFEELLQERDKLKQQVKKMEEWKQQVMTTVQNMQHESAQLQEELHQLQAQVSVDSDNNTKLQVNYTGLIQSYEQNETKLKNFGQELAQVQHSIGQLCTTKDLLLGKLDSMSPQLSPGSSLTTQAAEPLKASQCSGPHESSHLLQQEVDDLRKSLQEKDATIRTLQENNHRLSDSMAASSEGERKEHEQTDSEVKQLKEKQEVLQNLLKEKDLLIKAKSDQLHSSNENFANKVSENELLRQAVTNLKERILILEMDISKLKGENEKVIEASKGKETEYQALQETNMKFSMMLREKEFECHSMREKALAFEQLLKEKEQGKAGELNQLLNAVKSMQEKTVTFQQERDQVMLALKQKQMETSTLQNEVQRLRDKEARLNQELQRLRDHLLESEDSHTREALAAEDREAKLRKKVSVLEEKLVSSSNAMENASHQASVQVESLQEQLNMVSKQRDETALQLSVSQEQVKQYAMSLTNLQMVLEHFQQEEKAMYSAELEKQNQLLTEWKKKAESLEGKVLSLQERLDEANAALDSASRLTEQLDLKEEQIEELKKQNELHQEMLDDAQKKLMSLVNSTEGKVDKVLMRNLFIGHFHTPKNQRHEVLRLMGSILGVKREEMEQLFAEDQGGVTRWMAGWLGGGSKSVPNTPLRPNQQSVFNSSFSELFVKFLETESHPSVPPPKLSVHDLKPLDSPGRRKVDTGTAEGFRDTAESRAGRRTDMNPFLAPRSAAVPLINPAGHGPGGPGHLLLKPISDVLPTFTPLPVSPDNSAGVVLKDLLKQ
- the Trip11 gene encoding thyroid receptor-interacting protein 11 isoform X1 — its product is MSSWLGGLGSGLGQSLGQVGGSLASLTGQISNFTKDMLMEGTEDVPDLPNSGREENGATHSVLRSENERLKKLYTDLEEKHEASELQIKQQSSSYRSQLQQKEEEINHLKARQTALQDELLRLQVAAQSAHSGAATAPAATAPASFSYGISHPVSAFHEDDMDFGDVISSQQEINRLSNEVSRLESELGHWRHIAQVQGAQSSDQTEICKLQNIIKELKQNRSQEIDDHQHEMSVLQNAHQQKLTEISRRHREELRDYEERIEELENLLQQGGSGVTVTDHSKVYEMQNTIQSLQMERVESSRKIEDLENKIKEIHKRLSSAEHDREVCKKEQERLEMEKRQMAEQCERLKLDCREAQQSALRLTDAVTEDERSLSQSASVAEVLRLQQALTDAENEVKRLSSLNQDTNLAEDNQKLQMCVQTLEKEKSLLSQEKEELQTSLSRLSHEYEVIKSTATRDSDLSSQVHDLKHNLEAKEQELNQSIHENEILMAELEELDKQNQEATKHVILIKEQLSKQQSEGDSVIKRLKEELDDEKKRTHQLEDDKMNIIKELNVQKEKLTHSEQVLSDLQLTKQKLEGKVEDLVDQLSKSEKNNFDIQKENRELREHIRQNEEELSTVRSELTQSQTQGSNSNLKDDLLREKETEVQSLKQNLSEIEQLNEHLKQVAFDLRIENEKLVVACEDVRNQLEESVAGNNQISLEKAAILEWEKAQLEAEPCRAEKRLLEEGRKYRQTVQGPSSTHSPDASALQLEQERLIQLNQEKDFEIAELKKSIEQMDTDHKQTKETLSSSLEEQKQLAQLINEKEICIVKLKEKSSELQRELDRCSQALRKNETLRQTIEEKDRSLGSMKEENNHLQEELERLREQQSRAVPVPEPRTLDSTTELESELSQLHTIKDHLEEEIKHHQKMIEDQNQNKMQLLQSLQEQKKAMDEFKYQHEQMSITHSRLFLEKDEEIKNLQKTIEQIKAQLQEERQDSQTENSDIFQETKVQSLNIEIGSEKHDLSKAETERLVKGIKERELEIKLLNEKNISLTKQIDQLSKDEVGKLTQIIQQKDVEIQALHARISSASYSQDVVYLQQQVQAYAMEREKVMVVLSEKTRENSKLKSEYHKMIDILSAKEAALIKLQDENKKMSTRFESSGQDMFKETIQNLSRIIREKDIEIDALSQKCQTLLTVLQTSGTGSEVGGVNSNQFEELLQERDKLKQQVKKMEEWKQQVMTTVQNMQHESAQLQEELHQLQAQVSVDSDNNTKLQVNYTGLIQSYEQNETKLKNFGQELAQVQHSIGQLCTTKDLLLGKLDSMSPQLSPGSSLTTQAAEPLKASQCSGPHESSHLLQQEVDDLRKSLQEKDATIRTLQENNHRLSDSMAASSEGERKEHEQTDSEVKQLKEKQEVLQNLLKEKDLLIKAKSDQLHSSNENFANKVSENELLRQAVTNLKERILILEMDISKLKGENEKVIEASKGKETEYQALQETNMKFSMMLREKEFECHSMREKALAFEQLLKEKEQGKAGELNQLLNAVKSMQEKTVTFQQERDQVMLALKQKQMETSTLQNEVQRLRDKEARLNQELQRLRDHLLESEDSHTREALAAEDREAKLRKKVSVLEEKLVSSSNAMENASHQASVQVESLQEQLNMVSKQRDETALQLSVSQEQVKQYAMSLTNLQMVLEHFQQEEKAMYSAELEKQNQLLTEWKKKAESLEGKVLSLQERLDEANAALDSASRLTEQLDLKEEQIEELKKQNELHQEMLDDAQKKLMSLVNSTEGKVDKVLMRNLFIGHFHTPKNQRHEVLRLMGSILGVKREEMEQLFAEDQGGVTRWMAGWLGGGSKSVPNTPLRPNQQSVFNSSFSELFVKFLETESHPSVPPPKLSVHDLKPLDSPGRRKVDTGTAEGFRDTAESRAGRRTDMNPFLAPRSAAVPLINPAGHGPGGPGHLLLKPISDVLPTFTPLPVSPDNSAGVVLKDLLKQ